In the genome of Fusarium poae strain DAOMC 252244 chromosome 1, whole genome shotgun sequence, the window TCTTCATGATGTTCCTTGAGTGAGGATCTGAACTCGTCGGCAAGTGAGTTAAGCCGTTCCATGTTGAGCGAAAGGAAGGAGCGACGTGGTATGCGGTTGAGATAAGATTAGCGAAAATTGACAGGCTAGTGGCAGGTGAAGATTAATTTGCCTCAGACACAAACAAATGTTGGACAACGAAAATGGCATAAAGAAAAGATGTCACAATTGAAAACAATCAGCAGCTTACTTCCGGGGGCATAGTCAGAGGAGAGGCAGCCCGTGACTACAATCGCAGTGAAAGCCTTACAAGAGCCCCAATCTGCCTATGCTGCCTTTTTCAACCCATAGGCCAATCGCTAGCCAACACGAATAAGATGCGAACCATCATGCCCTGAAATGATAAACATTGCGGGCTTAGCAGGGTTTCAGCTGGGCCAAAACAGGGTATATGATTCGGTTCTGACTGACCGATTCCAGGGGTCTTATGCACGAAAAAACACTGCCTCAGCCTGATTTCCGTGGTCCCTCCAGGGTCAGCAATCCATCTCTTTCTTGACAAGAGACAAGTATCTCAATTTCCCACAAGCAAAAATCACAATCACTTTGACAAGAGTCATCTGCGACTATGACACAGTCTTGGAAGCATATACTCAATCCTGTCGACGAGCAAGAACGACACAATGACCACGCGACTCATGTAAGCTATACACCTTTAGCGGAGCAGCAATCAGCATCAATGACAAATGTCCCCACCGATCTCTATTTCAACACGAATGGACCATTTGGTATGGACTTTCCACTCGATGGCTGGAACGACTACACTGGAGAACTTCCTCGAGAGAGCGAATATCTCGGACCCGGGTCCATGAATACGCTTGCGTAAGGGCACTGATAATCTTTTCGAGGCTGTagctaaattaaaaagcAATGTCCCGGTGCAACAGCAAAACTTCTTTCCGAGCAACATGATTTTGGATCCACAACTCATGGGTCTTGACATGGGAATCAACCTTGACACTGCCAATCCCAACTTTATGCTCCCAATAACTACAGAGCAGATCAATTCTTTTGAAGTGCCTCATGCGATAGAGAACTCCCAATATCTAAGCTTGCCTATGGACAGCTCACAGGAGTCTTCTGTTACACCTGACATTATGTCCTCAAGTCAATCGAATTCGACACCAGCGACTGTACCGGACGTAGAGGATGTAGAAGAGGAAGGGCTGGACGAAGAAGAAAGTCTGTTTGTAACGGACCAAGATGACACTATAGTACACTATGGTATGGTAGGTATTATTCTGATCCACGTTTTGTTCGTCATCATGCTAATGGCCCCAGCTTCACAACGTTGAAGTCAAATTAGTCCCGGATGATATGTCATCTCTTGATGACCGACTGAAGACAGGCGAATCAGCATACCAATACTTCACGCCCACCGAATATCAAAAGCAAGTCATGCTTTGCTTTCCAGACGATGAGAAGAAGCATTTTGGCCATCTATCTTCTGCCGCTGGACAAGCTCTCATGCCACTTATCACTCGTCCACGCGTTGACGTTGAGCCTTTAGCATTGAAGGCCGACTTACGAGAAATTATTCATCGCGCGAATAAATCCACCGACGCACGTGTCAAAGTCGATATCAATATTTATGGGCCGCGATCTGAGGGGAATTCTGTCGGGCAGGTTCTCTCAAATGGGAAGCTATGGTTGCAACGATCGATCCACGGTAGAGGTGGCACGGAATACGATAATCCGCATTTTCTCAGCATCACTGTCGCCGACGGACAAGATGGGATGGTTCCAAATGAGGTCGTTGCTTCTAACGGGcccaccaagaagaagacacgGGAGGAACAACTTCGACAGATGGTGGAAGAAGTATACAATGCAGTGGACAATACACGAGAGCTAGAGCTAGTCGAAGGAGGCGACAGAGTCACTCGTCAGCTTCTCAGGTAAGTGTTTCGGCCCTCCACAGAAATAACCACTAACACCAAAACAGACATCAGAAAGAAGCCCTGGGTTTCATGCTAGAAAGAGAATCCGGTCACATAAATGACCAATACCGGCTTTGGAAAGAAATTGTGCAGGACGGAAGAGTTCAATACCGTCATAGAATCACCAAAAGACGGAGAGACACCAGACCCGAAGAAAAAGGCGGTGGAATTTTGGCTGATGATATGGGAATGGGAAAGTCACTTTCTATCCTCGCCTTGGTGATGAAAACCTTGGATAATGGTCAGGAGTGGGCGAACATGAAGAACGCTGAACACAAGGGTAGAAAAGGGACTAGATTTTCCCGGTCGactctcgtcgtcgtctcaGCTGCGCGTAAGTTTCGATATTACCATATGAAGATATTACTAATAAGATATAGTATTGGTTGATGAGTGGATGAACGAGGTGAAAAAGTATGTTGCATAGCGTCTAATATTTGAAGGCCACGCTAACCACACATAGACATCTGCAGAGTGGTctcaaaatcatcaagtATCATGGCGACAGACGACCGAAGGATCTGTCCCAACTCGACACGGTAGAGGACTCGGATATCGTGGTTACAACTTACCACACTCTTACTACCGAATACTTGATGGGGAAGGGCAAGACCTCACCGCTATACAAGCTCGGGTGGTATCGGGTTGTTCTTGACGAAGGCAAGTCTCATCCTCGACCAGTCATCAAAGTCTGAACTAACTTTTCTTGGCAGCTCACATCATCCGACGCCCATCTACGAAATTCTTCCAAGCCTGCGACTATCTCCACGCCAACTCCCGGTGGTGTTTATCGGGGACACCGATTCAAAACAAACTAGCCGACATAGGCTCTCTCTTTCGTTTCATCCGTGCTGAGCCATTTGACAAGGCATCTGAATTTCGAAAGTGGATAGAGACACCATTTGATAATTCTTACGATGAACCTACTCTAGTCCGGGATCGTCTGGTCATGCTGCTCGAGGCCTTGTGCCTACGCCGCACTCGAGAGGTTTTGGAATTACCAAAAACACGCCAATTCGTGCGCCATCTTGAGTTCACTCAATCGGAGAGGGATCAATATGAACGAACAAGAAATATTATTCACCGAAACATGCAGCATCGAATGGGAGAGGTTGAGAAGAGTTCTCAGTTTGGCATGTTTCAGATGTGGCTTCAGTTACGTATCGTCTGCAATCACGGAACTTATCAAAAGCTCTTCTCATGGCATCGCAGGAATTTACTGGAGGAAAGAGAAGCGATTGTTGGAGCTGCCGGTCAATATGGGGAGATGTCATGTGTTGGCTGCGAGCAACCAATGCCAGTCCTTGGGCATGATTGGTCGAAGAAAATGTTCGAGGATGGATGTTCTCACGTTCTGTGCCCAAAGTGCATCGAAGACTCAAAATTCTCTGAGCTGGAAACTTCACAAAGGCGCTGTCCCGTCTGTGTCAGATGGTATCAAGCACCGTCGCCCGCAGGTAGTGAGGAAGGATCAGGCGACGGCACACGTCAACGCAAACGAAAGAGAAATGCAACTACGAACGACGACCATGAGCATTATTTCAACACTGACGGGCATTCGACCAAGATTCGAGCGCTCGTTGAAGATGTTCGGAAGGATTTGTGGACGACGAAGAGGTATGTATATgagtctttctttttctatgGCATCGCTAACACTATCAGCATCATCTTTTCGTGCTGGACCAGAACACTTCATCTTATCGCAAGACATCTGGAAAAGGCCGGTATTCCTTACCTTCAGCTTGACGGAAACAGCCCTTTGCCTTAGCGACAGGTTACCTTGGACAAATTTGAAAATGGGAGCGAGACGCCAGTGTTGATTATGACTACCGGCACAGGAGCCTTTGGGTAAGTCAGCCTGATCTGACATCATTCTGGGGCAGCAGTTGaccttcttccagtctaaACTTGACGTCAGCCAACCGCATCTTTATCGCAGAATTACAATGGAATCCGAGTGTAGAGAGCCAGGCTATCTCTCGTGCGATTCGTCTTGGACAGAAGAAGGAAGTTCGTGTTACTAGATATATAACCAAGGATACTGTTGAAGAGGTAAGTTCTCCACAATTTGTCATCGGTTTCTTATGGTTACTGACAATGGCTAGGATATCAAACAGCAACAAGAGTACAAGAAGCAAATACCAGCACTTGGGTTCGAGGaggagattgattgattgaagacATGGAGCAACTTGTCATCAGAGGTCATCATTTTACTCACACGAGGCACGGAGCATGGGGCGGACTTGGACAGCGACACCTTTGTAGAGGTGATCGGAACATATACTTCAAATAACAGAAATGTCGCCTATCACCAAATGATCATATTGCTGAAACATTCCAAAATGGAAACGATATTTTGCCGTAGACCAGGTCTCTAGCTTTCATTTCCTCATTGGGATAGACAATAACAAGTCCGCAGGGTACGTAGATATGTAGGTTACAGATGTATAAATCTACGTCAAGAGAATTGGGTGTAATATCGCAGTCAGGATTGGAGTTGAGAAAATAAGGTGTCAGGATTGTTCAAAGGCAGCGGGGACTTATCTATCTAAGCACCTGTCCTGTTTGCAGCTTTGAGAGACCTGCCAGCGGAGAGGGTTAAATTTGCAGTGAAGTGCGCTGGGGCGCAGTCGATTAATGAATTGACCTTATTGGACAATTAAATATGTACGATATATATAATGCTGCTTTGGTTGGagttaaaattgcagtgaaaGAGCTCGGATGGATGAAAACCCTCGGAGATACTCGTTTTGTGTCGCAATTGGATAATTAATCATGTAGAGCTGAAAGATAGATTGGGTATTGGACCAAAGACAGAGAGAATTGCATTTTTCCATTGAGCTATCAAGGTGCCTCGTGTAATCCGACAACAACCCGTACCTTATTTTCATCCCCCAACTCCGCCATCTTCTGTGTATCCCAAAGCTCTTGAGGCTCTCTATCAGAATTCAGTTCTGACCTTCCAATCTGTAATATCTGAGTCCCACCCAGTTCAGCTTTGGAAAAGCCATTTGTTTCATGATCAGATACCAAACTTTGACTGCCTCCACGATCACGACGAAATCGTTTCCATAATAGAAATCCAATAATTCCAGAGACTGATAACCCAACAGCTGTGACACCCACTGAGATCCCCACCAGCGCTGCTGTCGATAGTCCAGAATTGTGTGGCTCTGTTGTTGGTATTTCAGATGACTCTGCAGGATGCGAATTCGCTGATGAATCTGTTTCTGTCGAAGTTGCCGAAACACTTGACGTAGATGCTGTGTATGAAGGTTCGAGTTCGCTTGAATTGGCCTCAGATACATTGAAAGTACCTGAGCTAACCAGAGGCAAGTTCAAGTCTGAGGAGTATAAAGAAAAATGAAACACGGGAATTTGAGAATCCTCATTTAGCCACGGCTGAGACGTGACTATAGACGAGCTCGCATTCCATGTATAGCTGGTATCCGTTGTATTCGCTTTGAAGAACAATTAGTTGGTGGGAAGACTCCTCACAATGACAGGAGGGCAATACTTAGAATCTTTTCGTAACGCGTCAAGGGCCCTCTAGGCCAGTCCTGCCAGACAAATAAATTGCAAGGTCCTCTGTGATCTGTCTCCCACTCAATCTTGAAATTCTCGTCGAGCGAATAAACGGGGTTATCCTCATAGCCGTCCTCATTCAACTCTTTTGGTGTGATAAAAGTAGACTCGCATTTTCCATATGTTGCAAATGCAACCCCGAGGATATACACTGGTAGTAACGGCAACATTCCGGACTCTCAGTCAATTGAAAATCACGATGCTACAAAAGAGGGGAGAGAGAACAAAACCACAGCGAGAAAAAAAGACGAGACATTTTGCCGTGATTTCTTAATACGGTTCGATAATGCTTGTCAGTTTTGAGATTCCTTGTCACGCTAGCCAGCCTTTTCTCATATGTACGTTGCACTGCCACAATGGTTGATAAGAACCCATGAATAAGCAGAGGTCGACCAGTTAGACGAGTCAAAAGCGAGTTAATGACGCATTTGACTCCTCAGTAGCCAATTGAAAGCTTAATAGACTTGTTGAGAGTCCAGGGTATAATTCCTTCGACTTGTCCATCGAGATTCTAGGTTAAGCTTTTGAGTTGGAATACCGCTAACAAGGATTTGCGTAGGAGCGGTAAGATGGGTTTCTATCCGTTGTCGAAAGATCGCATGAGATCGAAGCCGCGATCTGATTTTATTTATCGTCACGATGCTGATGAATGCAGCTGATACATACAGTAGGCATGAAATGCGTGTTTCGAGAAGGAGCCAGAAATAGCAGCCCCTACGCCGTAGGATATTGAAAGCATCACTTGAAATATCTTGGATTGTCTGTAGGCCGCTATAAATGATCGAAGCAAGTTGCTTCAACTGACCTACCCTATTCGTCTTGTATAACCTAAACAACCAATTTGTCTCATTTTCGAGGATACTGATAGATATTATAACACAGTTTGCTTTAATGATGATTTTCTATGGACggattttaaataaaaaagatgtCAAATCTAAATATCATCGTACAACTCTATCGTATAATTGTAAGTAGGCTGTACAGCGATTGAGTGAAAGTGCAAGGCAAAGATAACAATGTAGTTGCACAGAAACGGTACTGAAAACAAGACAAACCGACTTCCCTTGGTGGATCCAATCCCAAACGCCAAAAAGAAGCCAAAAAATGTCCCAGGTAAAATAAAATCTCGGAAGCTCGTCTCGTAAAAGAAGAGAGGAATACATAAACCGCTTGCAAGTACGAACACGACAACCTTCTGTAACAGGCTTGATCCAAAAGCAAAGGCAGCTGATAGGCATATTGCTGTATATGGTAGTGCAAACTGTAATATGTTGCGCTGTAGCTCTGGTCCTAATGTCGCTGGCGCAGAAGGAACACGGGGTCGTTGGTGCTCCGAAACAAACAGTACCAGAGTCAGAATGACGAGAATAAACCACCACTTCTTCCTCCATAGCCAGCGGCATACGTTGAAATAGCCTTTCGGCAATTGTGGGGATGAAATCGAGCCGCCTTGTAAGACCTCTTGTATCTCGTATTCTAGTTGCTTGTCTGATAGACTGTCGATGTCTATTCCGGCTTGATCCACTTGCATTCTGATTTTGTCTGTGAGGTCGAGGAGACCTTTCCAGTCTTGGGACGTAGTCTCACGGTGATTAAGTTTCAGCATATCATGCGATGTCTTCCACAGGGCCACTAAAGCTAGGGACCATAATAGTAGTAGTATAGTGACGATATACAATTGTAGGAATGAGAAGCCCCATTGATACCGTTGGACAGCATCCTTTGGTACAGTTAGCTTTGTCCTTGGATTCTTTAAGCCTTGGTCCCACCTTGTCTTTTGCTGGTTGACAGACACCATTGTCGAACAGTTGGGTCAAGTTGTACATGTCATTGTCGACAGTAAACAGCATCTTGGTCCTGTCCGGGTACGGATTCGTCTTTATGGTTGCGTTCTTGCTTGAATTCGACCTCCAATAGAAGTCATCTGGAAGATAATATGCAGAGATATTGAGAGGCGGTCCATCTATTGTTTCGCCACAAAACTCGGTCATATTATCTCCAGAACGGGTTCTCTCGTTCCCTGGCGAATTAAAACCGTACTGCTGAATATCTGCAAAACAAGGATTTTCGTCAGTGGTTATGCTGGGGGGTTGATAGAATATACTACTCACAATATGACACATTCCGTTGCAAATCACAAGTTCCATCGTACCATGTTTCATTGTAACCGAAACAAAAGTCCCAAAACATCATTTTTCGGCCACTGCGTGCATATGTTATGCCTATCCCTCGTGTCAGCTTCTTCATTCATCGATGTGGAAGTATTGCTATCCTACCTGATCTCCAGGGAACGATGTAGTCTTTTGTGAAATTGGCTGTCCTGTCTCCATCATGGACGACGTACGCGATTGGCCTGACACTATTAAAGGGAAATAACCTATCATCACTTGAAGTTATATAGAGGTCGTTGAACGCGGTGTATCCGGTCATCGAGCCAGCAATAGTAGGAAATGCCAGGATGAAAGAAAGTGTCAGGGCCATGATCCACATGGCGAGCTTTGAGGCAAGGCCCCGACGAAAGAATTGGGAAAAAAGGCGAATCGAAGATAGCACAGAAGTATCTTGGTGGAATCGCAGCAGCCATACTGTCGTGTATGTCGCTGGTTTTGTTGCCAGAGACACTTCCAGATATTCTGTGAATACTCTCCAGGCGATCAGGGACATGATGGCCTGGCCTCCTCTACCAATGACCTAATATGCCTGTATCAGCACCGATGGCTTCTCCATTTCAGCACAGGTCTTACCAAGTCCCATGCCACATCGATAAGTTTCGCGGTGGTAAAGTCGAATTCGCCCCAACCAAGAGTGACTTCAAAGAATCCTGATAATGCCCACAAATTACTGTTGTAAATGAAATAGTCATCTTGGTCCGTCTTGAGGCGGAAATCTCCATCCGGTCCACAAGGATCCGTACTCTGCAAGTTCACCCGAAAAGTCAAGAAAAATAATGCAATCAATAAAGACACAATCGTAATACTGGCCAGGAACTCCCATAGCAAACGACGTAATTTTGACGATTTGTATCGTGGTATGGAGCGTATATCTTTTCCCGCGACTGTAAATGAGCTTCTGATCGATGCAATAAAGGAGAATGATGATCTTTTTGGTTTCTCGAGTGTTCCAGGACTCCGAGGGGCTGGCTCGCGAGGCGTCGATGCCCGCTCCACATCTGGGGGATCATCAAGTAGCCGGTTGGCAGAATCTGACATATTGTCTGCTTGAATGGTTGTGTCTTTGAGCTAATGAGAAGGATTGAAATGTTAAGTGACATGAATTTGATGAGGGGAGAACTCCTAGGATTTTCAGAAATCAGGTCACAGAGGGATTTGGACGTCATAGGGTAGAATCAAGAGCTACTATGTAGAAATAATCCCCGGTTGGTACCAGGATTTAGTCCTGACTTCCCAGCTAGGTATGCACATTTTGACGTTGCTGACAACTTAATGCAATGGGCGCCCAATAAACAATGGCAACATTAAGTAGGCCGCGTCTGTGATTTCTCATGTCCAGTCATGTCCCGCATCAGGTTGCGTCGCCCGTCTTGGCAGCGTCCGAACCGTACTGTAATAAGCATAGATCTGTAGTATCAACAAGGATTCATAGCTGCAGGGGTGGCAAATGGAACATGGTACGACCAACAGGCGTAAAATGCCCGGAATAAATAGCCGAGACACATCTAAAATGCTGTTTCCACCGCTAAATAACCAATCTAAAGGGTGGCTAGCCTCTTCACAATCAACGCGTTGATACCTAGAAAGGGTTTACTCAACGAAGTTTTAGGTACGGACTTCTTTGTCATATTGACATGATGAAACATAACTAATACCATATATTGATACCGTAACAGCAATCTATTTTGCTTCCGTTGAGACGGCACGGTTTATGCATCTCTCACCAATGTCAAAGCAGCCCACTCAGCCTTCGACTTTCCCCTTCGACCACTCGGTATCTTCCACCCAATCTCGATTTCTCAAACTTGAACGCCGGAGCCAAGACTT includes:
- a CDS encoding hypothetical protein (TransMembrane:9 (i71-91o118-138i221-240o432-457i539-555o575-594i601-618o624-640i647-666o)); this translates as MSDSANRLLDDPPDVERASTPREPAPRSPGTLEKPKRSSFSFIASIRSSFTVAGKDIRSIPRYKSSKLRRLLWEFLASITIVSLLIALFFLTFRVNLQSTDPCGPDGDFRLKTDQDDYFIYNSNLWALSGFFEVTLGWGEFDFTTAKLIDVAWDLVIGRGGQAIMSLIAWRVFTEYLEVSLATKPATYTTVWLLRFHQDTSVLSSIRLFSQFFRRGLASKLAMWIMALTLSFILAFPTIAGSMTGYTAFNDLYITSSDDRLFPFNSVRPIAYVVHDGDRTANFTKDYIVPWRSGITYARSGRKMMFWDFCFGYNETWYDGTCDLQRNVSYYIQQYGFNSPGNERTRSGDNMTEFCGETIDGPPLNISAYYLPDDFYWRSNSSKNATIKTNPYPDRTKMLFTVDNDMYNLTQLFDNGVCQPAKDKDAVQRYQWGFSFLQLYIVTILLLLWSLALVALWKTSHDMLKLNHRETTSQDWKGLLDLTDKIRMQVDQAGIDIDSLSDKQLEYEIQEVLQGGSISSPQLPKGYFNVCRWLWRKKWWFILVILTLVLFVSEHQRPRVPSAPATLGPELQRNILQFALPYTAICLSAAFAFGSSLLQKVVVFVLASGLCIPLFFYETSFRDFILPGTFFGFFLAFGIGSTKGSRFVLFSVPFLCNYIVIFALHFHSIAVQPTYNYTIELYDDI